The proteins below are encoded in one region of Rhinolophus sinicus isolate RSC01 linkage group LG07, ASM3656204v1, whole genome shotgun sequence:
- the MED26 gene encoding mediator of RNA polymerase II transcription subunit 26 isoform X2: MPALGTLEIRNMVAVLEVISSLEKYPITKEALEETRLGKLINDVRKKTKNEELAKRAKKLLRSWQKLIEPVHQNEAALRGLAGAPGSANGGAHNCRPEAGVAGAPKSIHDLKNRNDIQRLPGQRLDRLGSRKRRGDQRDLGHPGPPPKVSKASHDSLVPNSSPFPTNGIGGSPESFPGSLDSSGHVGPEGGRLDHGENDKHSGKIPVNAVRPHTSSPGLGKPPGPCLQSKAVMLQQLDRADETPGPPHPKGPPRCSFSPRNSRHEGSFARQRSPYTPKGSVPSPSPRPQSLDATQVPSPLPLAQPSTPPVRRLDLLPSADSPVCWLEQPEGHQRLVGPGCKAGPPQAEPLLPRAGFSPDSSRADSDAASSGGSDSKKKKRYRPRDYTVNLDGQGAEAGVKPVRLKERKLTFDPMTRQIKPLTQKEPVRADSPVHTEQPRTELDKPEAKASLQSPFEQTNWKELSRNEIIQSYLSRQSSLLSSSGAQTPGAHHFMSEYLKQEESTRRGARTPHVLLPPGPPTDLPGLSRQVTQDDLDRIQAHQWPGVNGCQDTQGNWYDWTQCISLDPHGDDGRLNILPYVCLD, from the exons ATGCCTGCCCTCGGCACGTTAGAG ATCCGGAACATGGTGGCGGTGCTGGAAGTCATCTCCAGCCTGGAGAAGTACCCCATTACCAAAGAGGCGCTGGAG GAAACTAGACTCGGGAAGCTCATCAACGACGTCCGCAAGAAGACCAAGAACGAGGAGCTCGCCAAGCGGGCCAAGAAGCTGCTGCGGAGCTGGCAGAAGCTCATCGAGCCCGTGCACCAGAATGAAGCGGCGCTGCGGGGGCTGGCGGGGGCCCCTGGCTCTGCCAATGGGGGTGCCCATAACTGCCGGCCGGAGGCGGGGGTGGCCGGCGCACCCAAAAGCATCCACGACCTAAAGAACCGCAATGACATCCAGAGGCTGCCTGGGCAGCGGCTGGACAGGCTGGGCAGCCGCAAGCGCCGGGGGGACCAGCGTGATCTCGGCCACCCTGGGCCACCTCCCAAGGTCTCCAAAGCAAGCCATGACTCTCTGGTCCCCAACTCATCACCCTTCCCAACCAACGGGATTGGCGGGAGCCCCGAGAGCTTCCCAGGCTCCCTGGACAGTAGTGGGCACGTGGGCCCCGAGGGTGGCCGCCTAGATCATGGTGAAAATGACAAGCACAGTGGCAAGATCCCTGTCAATGCCGTGAGGCCACACACCAGCTCTCCGGGCCTGGGCAAGCCCCCTGGGCCCTGCTTACAGAGCAAGGCCGTGATGCTGCAGCAGCTGGACAGGGCGGACGAGACCCCagggcccccccaccccaaggggcCTCCTCGCTGCTCCTTTAGCCCCCGGAACTCACGGCACGAGGGCTCTTTTGCACGGCAGCGGAGTCCATACACACCCAAGGGCTCTGTGCCCAGCCCCTCACCACGGCCCCAGTCGCTCGATGCCACGCAGGTGCCATCACCACTGCCGCTGGCCCAGCCATCCACCCCTCCTGTGCGGAGGCTGGACCTGCTGCCCAGTGCTGATAGCCCAGTGTGCTGGCTAGAGCAGCCCGAGGGCCACCAGCGGCTGGTGGGGCCAGGCTGCAAGGCAGGGCCACCCCAGGCTGAGCCCCTCCTGCCCAGGGCTGGCTTCTCCCCGGACTCCTCCAGGGCTGACAGTGACGCAGCCTCATCTGGTGGCTcggacagcaaaaagaagaagaggTACCGACCGCGTGACTACACGGTGAACTTGGACGGCCAGGGGGCCGAGGCAGGTGTCAAGCCTGTCCGGTTAAAAGAGCGGAAGCTCACCTTTGACCCCATGACAAGACAGATCAAACCTCTGACCCAGAAAGAGCCAGTACGGGCCGACAGCCCCGTGCACACAGAGCAGCCGAGGACAGAGCTGGACAAGCCCGAGGCCAAGGCCAGCCTGCAGAGCCCCTTTGAGCAGACGAACTGGAAGGAGCTGTCGCGCAATGAGATCATCCAGTCCTACCTGAGCCGGCAGAGCAGCCTGCTGTCGTCGTCGGGCGCGCAGACCCCGGGGGCTCACCACTTCATGTCCGAGTACCTGAAGCAGGAGGAGAGCACCCGGCGTGGGGCCAGGACGCCACACGTGCTGCTGCCTCCGGGGCCGCCCACTGACCTCCCGGGGCTGAGCCGCCAGGTCACGCAGGACGATCTGGACAGAATCCAGGCCCACCAGTGGCCAGGGGTGAACGGGTGTCAGGACACACAGGGTAACTGGTATGACTGGACGCAGTGCATATCGCTCGACCCGCACGGCGACGACGGGCGGTTGAACATTCTGCCTTATGTCTGCTTGGACTGA
- the MED26 gene encoding mediator of RNA polymerase II transcription subunit 26 isoform X1, which yields MTAAPASPQQIRDRLLQAIDPQSNIRNMVAVLEVISSLEKYPITKEALEETRLGKLINDVRKKTKNEELAKRAKKLLRSWQKLIEPVHQNEAALRGLAGAPGSANGGAHNCRPEAGVAGAPKSIHDLKNRNDIQRLPGQRLDRLGSRKRRGDQRDLGHPGPPPKVSKASHDSLVPNSSPFPTNGIGGSPESFPGSLDSSGHVGPEGGRLDHGENDKHSGKIPVNAVRPHTSSPGLGKPPGPCLQSKAVMLQQLDRADETPGPPHPKGPPRCSFSPRNSRHEGSFARQRSPYTPKGSVPSPSPRPQSLDATQVPSPLPLAQPSTPPVRRLDLLPSADSPVCWLEQPEGHQRLVGPGCKAGPPQAEPLLPRAGFSPDSSRADSDAASSGGSDSKKKKRYRPRDYTVNLDGQGAEAGVKPVRLKERKLTFDPMTRQIKPLTQKEPVRADSPVHTEQPRTELDKPEAKASLQSPFEQTNWKELSRNEIIQSYLSRQSSLLSSSGAQTPGAHHFMSEYLKQEESTRRGARTPHVLLPPGPPTDLPGLSRQVTQDDLDRIQAHQWPGVNGCQDTQGNWYDWTQCISLDPHGDDGRLNILPYVCLD from the exons ATCCGGAACATGGTGGCGGTGCTGGAAGTCATCTCCAGCCTGGAGAAGTACCCCATTACCAAAGAGGCGCTGGAG GAAACTAGACTCGGGAAGCTCATCAACGACGTCCGCAAGAAGACCAAGAACGAGGAGCTCGCCAAGCGGGCCAAGAAGCTGCTGCGGAGCTGGCAGAAGCTCATCGAGCCCGTGCACCAGAATGAAGCGGCGCTGCGGGGGCTGGCGGGGGCCCCTGGCTCTGCCAATGGGGGTGCCCATAACTGCCGGCCGGAGGCGGGGGTGGCCGGCGCACCCAAAAGCATCCACGACCTAAAGAACCGCAATGACATCCAGAGGCTGCCTGGGCAGCGGCTGGACAGGCTGGGCAGCCGCAAGCGCCGGGGGGACCAGCGTGATCTCGGCCACCCTGGGCCACCTCCCAAGGTCTCCAAAGCAAGCCATGACTCTCTGGTCCCCAACTCATCACCCTTCCCAACCAACGGGATTGGCGGGAGCCCCGAGAGCTTCCCAGGCTCCCTGGACAGTAGTGGGCACGTGGGCCCCGAGGGTGGCCGCCTAGATCATGGTGAAAATGACAAGCACAGTGGCAAGATCCCTGTCAATGCCGTGAGGCCACACACCAGCTCTCCGGGCCTGGGCAAGCCCCCTGGGCCCTGCTTACAGAGCAAGGCCGTGATGCTGCAGCAGCTGGACAGGGCGGACGAGACCCCagggcccccccaccccaaggggcCTCCTCGCTGCTCCTTTAGCCCCCGGAACTCACGGCACGAGGGCTCTTTTGCACGGCAGCGGAGTCCATACACACCCAAGGGCTCTGTGCCCAGCCCCTCACCACGGCCCCAGTCGCTCGATGCCACGCAGGTGCCATCACCACTGCCGCTGGCCCAGCCATCCACCCCTCCTGTGCGGAGGCTGGACCTGCTGCCCAGTGCTGATAGCCCAGTGTGCTGGCTAGAGCAGCCCGAGGGCCACCAGCGGCTGGTGGGGCCAGGCTGCAAGGCAGGGCCACCCCAGGCTGAGCCCCTCCTGCCCAGGGCTGGCTTCTCCCCGGACTCCTCCAGGGCTGACAGTGACGCAGCCTCATCTGGTGGCTcggacagcaaaaagaagaagaggTACCGACCGCGTGACTACACGGTGAACTTGGACGGCCAGGGGGCCGAGGCAGGTGTCAAGCCTGTCCGGTTAAAAGAGCGGAAGCTCACCTTTGACCCCATGACAAGACAGATCAAACCTCTGACCCAGAAAGAGCCAGTACGGGCCGACAGCCCCGTGCACACAGAGCAGCCGAGGACAGAGCTGGACAAGCCCGAGGCCAAGGCCAGCCTGCAGAGCCCCTTTGAGCAGACGAACTGGAAGGAGCTGTCGCGCAATGAGATCATCCAGTCCTACCTGAGCCGGCAGAGCAGCCTGCTGTCGTCGTCGGGCGCGCAGACCCCGGGGGCTCACCACTTCATGTCCGAGTACCTGAAGCAGGAGGAGAGCACCCGGCGTGGGGCCAGGACGCCACACGTGCTGCTGCCTCCGGGGCCGCCCACTGACCTCCCGGGGCTGAGCCGCCAGGTCACGCAGGACGATCTGGACAGAATCCAGGCCCACCAGTGGCCAGGGGTGAACGGGTGTCAGGACACACAGGGTAACTGGTATGACTGGACGCAGTGCATATCGCTCGACCCGCACGGCGACGACGGGCGGTTGAACATTCTGCCTTATGTCTGCTTGGACTGA
- the MED26 gene encoding mediator of RNA polymerase II transcription subunit 26 isoform X3 gives MLVGPLAEGQLCARCQASRGPLSLLCGHCSLQPGFLQLEMGPIRNMVAVLEVISSLEKYPITKEALEETRLGKLINDVRKKTKNEELAKRAKKLLRSWQKLIEPVHQNEAALRGLAGAPGSANGGAHNCRPEAGVAGAPKSIHDLKNRNDIQRLPGQRLDRLGSRKRRGDQRDLGHPGPPPKVSKASHDSLVPNSSPFPTNGIGGSPESFPGSLDSSGHVGPEGGRLDHGENDKHSGKIPVNAVRPHTSSPGLGKPPGPCLQSKAVMLQQLDRADETPGPPHPKGPPRCSFSPRNSRHEGSFARQRSPYTPKGSVPSPSPRPQSLDATQVPSPLPLAQPSTPPVRRLDLLPSADSPVCWLEQPEGHQRLVGPGCKAGPPQAEPLLPRAGFSPDSSRADSDAASSGGSDSKKKKRYRPRDYTVNLDGQGAEAGVKPVRLKERKLTFDPMTRQIKPLTQKEPVRADSPVHTEQPRTELDKPEAKASLQSPFEQTNWKELSRNEIIQSYLSRQSSLLSSSGAQTPGAHHFMSEYLKQEESTRRGARTPHVLLPPGPPTDLPGLSRQVTQDDLDRIQAHQWPGVNGCQDTQGNWYDWTQCISLDPHGDDGRLNILPYVCLD, from the exons ATGCTGGTTGGTCCCCTGGCAGAGGGACAGCTTTGCGCGAGGTGTCAGGCATCGCGAGGGCCACTGTCGTTGCTCTGTGGTCACTGCAGTTTACAGCCCGGCTTCCTGCAGCTGGAAATGGGGCCg ATCCGGAACATGGTGGCGGTGCTGGAAGTCATCTCCAGCCTGGAGAAGTACCCCATTACCAAAGAGGCGCTGGAG GAAACTAGACTCGGGAAGCTCATCAACGACGTCCGCAAGAAGACCAAGAACGAGGAGCTCGCCAAGCGGGCCAAGAAGCTGCTGCGGAGCTGGCAGAAGCTCATCGAGCCCGTGCACCAGAATGAAGCGGCGCTGCGGGGGCTGGCGGGGGCCCCTGGCTCTGCCAATGGGGGTGCCCATAACTGCCGGCCGGAGGCGGGGGTGGCCGGCGCACCCAAAAGCATCCACGACCTAAAGAACCGCAATGACATCCAGAGGCTGCCTGGGCAGCGGCTGGACAGGCTGGGCAGCCGCAAGCGCCGGGGGGACCAGCGTGATCTCGGCCACCCTGGGCCACCTCCCAAGGTCTCCAAAGCAAGCCATGACTCTCTGGTCCCCAACTCATCACCCTTCCCAACCAACGGGATTGGCGGGAGCCCCGAGAGCTTCCCAGGCTCCCTGGACAGTAGTGGGCACGTGGGCCCCGAGGGTGGCCGCCTAGATCATGGTGAAAATGACAAGCACAGTGGCAAGATCCCTGTCAATGCCGTGAGGCCACACACCAGCTCTCCGGGCCTGGGCAAGCCCCCTGGGCCCTGCTTACAGAGCAAGGCCGTGATGCTGCAGCAGCTGGACAGGGCGGACGAGACCCCagggcccccccaccccaaggggcCTCCTCGCTGCTCCTTTAGCCCCCGGAACTCACGGCACGAGGGCTCTTTTGCACGGCAGCGGAGTCCATACACACCCAAGGGCTCTGTGCCCAGCCCCTCACCACGGCCCCAGTCGCTCGATGCCACGCAGGTGCCATCACCACTGCCGCTGGCCCAGCCATCCACCCCTCCTGTGCGGAGGCTGGACCTGCTGCCCAGTGCTGATAGCCCAGTGTGCTGGCTAGAGCAGCCCGAGGGCCACCAGCGGCTGGTGGGGCCAGGCTGCAAGGCAGGGCCACCCCAGGCTGAGCCCCTCCTGCCCAGGGCTGGCTTCTCCCCGGACTCCTCCAGGGCTGACAGTGACGCAGCCTCATCTGGTGGCTcggacagcaaaaagaagaagaggTACCGACCGCGTGACTACACGGTGAACTTGGACGGCCAGGGGGCCGAGGCAGGTGTCAAGCCTGTCCGGTTAAAAGAGCGGAAGCTCACCTTTGACCCCATGACAAGACAGATCAAACCTCTGACCCAGAAAGAGCCAGTACGGGCCGACAGCCCCGTGCACACAGAGCAGCCGAGGACAGAGCTGGACAAGCCCGAGGCCAAGGCCAGCCTGCAGAGCCCCTTTGAGCAGACGAACTGGAAGGAGCTGTCGCGCAATGAGATCATCCAGTCCTACCTGAGCCGGCAGAGCAGCCTGCTGTCGTCGTCGGGCGCGCAGACCCCGGGGGCTCACCACTTCATGTCCGAGTACCTGAAGCAGGAGGAGAGCACCCGGCGTGGGGCCAGGACGCCACACGTGCTGCTGCCTCCGGGGCCGCCCACTGACCTCCCGGGGCTGAGCCGCCAGGTCACGCAGGACGATCTGGACAGAATCCAGGCCCACCAGTGGCCAGGGGTGAACGGGTGTCAGGACACACAGGGTAACTGGTATGACTGGACGCAGTGCATATCGCTCGACCCGCACGGCGACGACGGGCGGTTGAACATTCTGCCTTATGTCTGCTTGGACTGA
- the MED26 gene encoding mediator of RNA polymerase II transcription subunit 26 isoform X4, with the protein MVAVLEVISSLEKYPITKEALEETRLGKLINDVRKKTKNEELAKRAKKLLRSWQKLIEPVHQNEAALRGLAGAPGSANGGAHNCRPEAGVAGAPKSIHDLKNRNDIQRLPGQRLDRLGSRKRRGDQRDLGHPGPPPKVSKASHDSLVPNSSPFPTNGIGGSPESFPGSLDSSGHVGPEGGRLDHGENDKHSGKIPVNAVRPHTSSPGLGKPPGPCLQSKAVMLQQLDRADETPGPPHPKGPPRCSFSPRNSRHEGSFARQRSPYTPKGSVPSPSPRPQSLDATQVPSPLPLAQPSTPPVRRLDLLPSADSPVCWLEQPEGHQRLVGPGCKAGPPQAEPLLPRAGFSPDSSRADSDAASSGGSDSKKKKRYRPRDYTVNLDGQGAEAGVKPVRLKERKLTFDPMTRQIKPLTQKEPVRADSPVHTEQPRTELDKPEAKASLQSPFEQTNWKELSRNEIIQSYLSRQSSLLSSSGAQTPGAHHFMSEYLKQEESTRRGARTPHVLLPPGPPTDLPGLSRQVTQDDLDRIQAHQWPGVNGCQDTQGNWYDWTQCISLDPHGDDGRLNILPYVCLD; encoded by the exons ATGGTGGCGGTGCTGGAAGTCATCTCCAGCCTGGAGAAGTACCCCATTACCAAAGAGGCGCTGGAG GAAACTAGACTCGGGAAGCTCATCAACGACGTCCGCAAGAAGACCAAGAACGAGGAGCTCGCCAAGCGGGCCAAGAAGCTGCTGCGGAGCTGGCAGAAGCTCATCGAGCCCGTGCACCAGAATGAAGCGGCGCTGCGGGGGCTGGCGGGGGCCCCTGGCTCTGCCAATGGGGGTGCCCATAACTGCCGGCCGGAGGCGGGGGTGGCCGGCGCACCCAAAAGCATCCACGACCTAAAGAACCGCAATGACATCCAGAGGCTGCCTGGGCAGCGGCTGGACAGGCTGGGCAGCCGCAAGCGCCGGGGGGACCAGCGTGATCTCGGCCACCCTGGGCCACCTCCCAAGGTCTCCAAAGCAAGCCATGACTCTCTGGTCCCCAACTCATCACCCTTCCCAACCAACGGGATTGGCGGGAGCCCCGAGAGCTTCCCAGGCTCCCTGGACAGTAGTGGGCACGTGGGCCCCGAGGGTGGCCGCCTAGATCATGGTGAAAATGACAAGCACAGTGGCAAGATCCCTGTCAATGCCGTGAGGCCACACACCAGCTCTCCGGGCCTGGGCAAGCCCCCTGGGCCCTGCTTACAGAGCAAGGCCGTGATGCTGCAGCAGCTGGACAGGGCGGACGAGACCCCagggcccccccaccccaaggggcCTCCTCGCTGCTCCTTTAGCCCCCGGAACTCACGGCACGAGGGCTCTTTTGCACGGCAGCGGAGTCCATACACACCCAAGGGCTCTGTGCCCAGCCCCTCACCACGGCCCCAGTCGCTCGATGCCACGCAGGTGCCATCACCACTGCCGCTGGCCCAGCCATCCACCCCTCCTGTGCGGAGGCTGGACCTGCTGCCCAGTGCTGATAGCCCAGTGTGCTGGCTAGAGCAGCCCGAGGGCCACCAGCGGCTGGTGGGGCCAGGCTGCAAGGCAGGGCCACCCCAGGCTGAGCCCCTCCTGCCCAGGGCTGGCTTCTCCCCGGACTCCTCCAGGGCTGACAGTGACGCAGCCTCATCTGGTGGCTcggacagcaaaaagaagaagaggTACCGACCGCGTGACTACACGGTGAACTTGGACGGCCAGGGGGCCGAGGCAGGTGTCAAGCCTGTCCGGTTAAAAGAGCGGAAGCTCACCTTTGACCCCATGACAAGACAGATCAAACCTCTGACCCAGAAAGAGCCAGTACGGGCCGACAGCCCCGTGCACACAGAGCAGCCGAGGACAGAGCTGGACAAGCCCGAGGCCAAGGCCAGCCTGCAGAGCCCCTTTGAGCAGACGAACTGGAAGGAGCTGTCGCGCAATGAGATCATCCAGTCCTACCTGAGCCGGCAGAGCAGCCTGCTGTCGTCGTCGGGCGCGCAGACCCCGGGGGCTCACCACTTCATGTCCGAGTACCTGAAGCAGGAGGAGAGCACCCGGCGTGGGGCCAGGACGCCACACGTGCTGCTGCCTCCGGGGCCGCCCACTGACCTCCCGGGGCTGAGCCGCCAGGTCACGCAGGACGATCTGGACAGAATCCAGGCCCACCAGTGGCCAGGGGTGAACGGGTGTCAGGACACACAGGGTAACTGGTATGACTGGACGCAGTGCATATCGCTCGACCCGCACGGCGACGACGGGCGGTTGAACATTCTGCCTTATGTCTGCTTGGACTGA